From Drosophila suzukii chromosome 2R, CBGP_Dsuzu_IsoJpt1.0, whole genome shotgun sequence, a single genomic window includes:
- the LOC108009002 gene encoding uncharacterized protein — MKSFGNLTFGLFVVIIVYISAGVEARRLALRPLTGRELRKALRESGIGVDSEAGRSVASALSGLSGFALGITKGIGGSILFDVVTSNVTIDYITSLLNSTASSTTSGSSGSAQEVCFNSRSADGEIINGRSNYNDDLVDDAEPSGEWRQAGVTSTDFGTLDSPSVTSTDSGSGGNGVTCIVLSSKGRRRRQLEIRAGTLRSAYPKRGRTHRQSLKKLRRHRL; from the exons ATGAAGTCTTTCGGGAATTTGACCTTTGGCCTATTTGTGGTCATAATTGTGTATATCAGTGCTGGTGTAGAAG CTCGTCGCCTGGCCCTTCGTCCATTGACGGGAAGAGAACTGCGAAAGGCTTTGAGAGAATCCGGAATAGGTGTGGATTCTGAGGCTGGAAGATCGGTGGCTTCGGCTTTGTCCGGACTCAGTGGATTCGCCCTTGGCATTACAAAAGGAATTGGTGGCTCCATTCTGTTCGATGTGGTCACCTCGAATGTGACCATAGATTACATCACCAGTCTGCTGAACTCCACTGCATCCTCGACGACTTCGGGTAGCAGTGGATCCGCCCAGGAGGTCTGTTTCAACAGTCGCAGTGCCGACGGTGAGATCATTAACGGAAGGAGCAATTACAATGATGACTTGGTGGATGATGCAGAACCATCCGGCGAGTGGAGACAGGCTGGAGTCACTTCCACAGACTTTGGTACTCTCGATTCCCCCTCAGTGACTTCTACGGATTCGGGTTCTGGCGGAAATGGAGTTACCTGCATTGTCCTGAGTTCAAAGGGTCGTCGAAGGCGTCAACTGGAAATTCGCGCAGGAACCTTAAGATCTGCGTACCCAAAACGTGGTCGAACCCATCGCCAGTCACTGAAAAAGTTACGCAGGCATAGACTTTAA
- the LOC136116528 gene encoding uncharacterized protein, with the protein MNNSHKWTRWLLIGLIIISNYSYSGSPLARHLRLRPLRPAEIRELENSLPKGRSISSGFAALTGFALGLGKALTGVFIYDVITANITEPEESNVSANSGSVREICFDDGNSNSDVTCLVYYTNN; encoded by the exons ATGAACAACAGCCACAAGTGGACGAGGTGGCTCTTGATAGGCCTGATTATTATTTCGAATTACTCGTATAGTGGAAGTCCCTTGG CAAGACATCTGAGATTGCGCCCCCTGAGACCTGCAGAGATTCGGGAATTGGAGAACTCTCTGCCCAAGGGTCGATCTATTTCCAGCGGTTTTGCTGCCCTCACTGGTTTTGCCCTGGGTTTGGGAAAAGCCCTGACTGGGGTCTTCATCTACGACGTCATTACTGCCAATATAACCGAACCCGAGGAATCCAATGTTTCAGCCAATAGTGGTTCGGTTAGGGAGATCTGTTTTGATGATGGCAATTCTAATTCAGATGTAACTTGCCTGGTTTACTATACtaataattga